A genomic stretch from Falco naumanni isolate bFalNau1 chromosome 6, bFalNau1.pat, whole genome shotgun sequence includes:
- the FHL5 gene encoding four and a half LIM domains protein 5 isoform X2, with translation MTSSHTDCHYCLQALRGRKYALREENAYCVTCYDSLFANPCEECKQPIECDSKDLAYKGRHWHEGCFRCARCSRSLVEKPFAAKDEVLLCTECYSDEYSSKCFHCQKTIMPGSRKMEFKGSSWHESCFVCQYCRQPLGTKPLITKNNENYCMPCFEKQFAHHCYSCKKVITSGGVTYHDQPWHKECFVCAGCNTQLSGQRFISKDEYPYCIDCFSRLYAKKCAACKKPITALGGGKFISFEEHQWHGECFKCAKCSVSLVGQGFLTRLDDVLCQRCGSAS, from the exons ATGACCAGCAGTCACACAGACTGTCACTACTGCCTGCAGGCTCTTCGTGGAAGGAAATATGCATTGAGAGAAGAAAACGCTTACTGTGTTACGTGTTATGACAGCCTGTTTGCCAACCCCTGTGAAGAGTGCAAGCAACCTATTGAGTGCGACTCCAAG GATCTGGCCTACAAAGGCCGCCACTGGCATGAGGGGTGCTTCAGGTGTGCCAGATGCAGTCGCTCGCTTGTGGAGAAACCATTTGCTGCCAAGGATGAGGTCCTGCTGTGTACCGAATGCTACTCTGATGAGTATTCATCTAAGTGTTTCCACTGCCAGAAGACTATTATGCCTG GTTCCCGTAAAATGGAATTTAAGGGAAGTTCCTGGCATGAATCCTGCTTCGTTTGCCAGTATTGCCGGCAACCATTGGGAACAAAACCACTGATCACCAAAAACAATGAGAATTACTGCATGCCCTGTTTTGAGAAGCAATTTGCTCACCATTGCTACTCTTGCAAAAAG GTAATAACTTCTGGGGGAGTGACCTACCATGACCAGCCTTGGCATAAAGAATGCTTTGTGTGTGCTGGGTGTAACACCCAGCTGTCCGGACAAAGGTTTATTTCCAAAGACGAGTACCCGTACTGCATAGACTGTTTCAGCAGACTGTATGCCAAGAAGTGTGCTGCTTGCAAGAAACCTATTACAG CTCTTGGAGGTGGCAAATTTATCTCATTTGAAGAGCACCAATGGCATGGGGAATGCTTTAAATGTGCAAAATGCTCTGTCTCGCTGGTGGGCCAGGGATTTCTCACTCGGCTGGATGATGTCCTTTGTCAGAGATGTGGCTCTGCTTCATAG
- the FHL5 gene encoding four and a half LIM domains protein 5 isoform X1 — translation MIFSIFPEHVESPTRMTSSHTDCHYCLQALRGRKYALREENAYCVTCYDSLFANPCEECKQPIECDSKDLAYKGRHWHEGCFRCARCSRSLVEKPFAAKDEVLLCTECYSDEYSSKCFHCQKTIMPGSRKMEFKGSSWHESCFVCQYCRQPLGTKPLITKNNENYCMPCFEKQFAHHCYSCKKVITSGGVTYHDQPWHKECFVCAGCNTQLSGQRFISKDEYPYCIDCFSRLYAKKCAACKKPITALGGGKFISFEEHQWHGECFKCAKCSVSLVGQGFLTRLDDVLCQRCGSAS, via the exons AtgattttttccatctttccagAGCACGTGGAGAGCCCCACCAGAATGACCAGCAGTCACACAGACTGTCACTACTGCCTGCAGGCTCTTCGTGGAAGGAAATATGCATTGAGAGAAGAAAACGCTTACTGTGTTACGTGTTATGACAGCCTGTTTGCCAACCCCTGTGAAGAGTGCAAGCAACCTATTGAGTGCGACTCCAAG GATCTGGCCTACAAAGGCCGCCACTGGCATGAGGGGTGCTTCAGGTGTGCCAGATGCAGTCGCTCGCTTGTGGAGAAACCATTTGCTGCCAAGGATGAGGTCCTGCTGTGTACCGAATGCTACTCTGATGAGTATTCATCTAAGTGTTTCCACTGCCAGAAGACTATTATGCCTG GTTCCCGTAAAATGGAATTTAAGGGAAGTTCCTGGCATGAATCCTGCTTCGTTTGCCAGTATTGCCGGCAACCATTGGGAACAAAACCACTGATCACCAAAAACAATGAGAATTACTGCATGCCCTGTTTTGAGAAGCAATTTGCTCACCATTGCTACTCTTGCAAAAAG GTAATAACTTCTGGGGGAGTGACCTACCATGACCAGCCTTGGCATAAAGAATGCTTTGTGTGTGCTGGGTGTAACACCCAGCTGTCCGGACAAAGGTTTATTTCCAAAGACGAGTACCCGTACTGCATAGACTGTTTCAGCAGACTGTATGCCAAGAAGTGTGCTGCTTGCAAGAAACCTATTACAG CTCTTGGAGGTGGCAAATTTATCTCATTTGAAGAGCACCAATGGCATGGGGAATGCTTTAAATGTGCAAAATGCTCTGTCTCGCTGGTGGGCCAGGGATTTCTCACTCGGCTGGATGATGTCCTTTGTCAGAGATGTGGCTCTGCTTCATAG